TTTGTCATTTTCGTCTTTAAATTTTGTCTAcaagttgtttttgttttggtaaatATTTGTCTACAAGTTGTTAATCATGTTATTTGATTATCTTATATGTTCCTAATCATGTTATATGCCAAGTATTTAAAAATGCTTGTGAGTGTTATGTGATAGCAACACAGcatttgttttagaaaaatattaccTTACTATCAACTATGAGATCTGAGGAGATGAAATCACTTGATACCAAAACTAattcttaaattaaattagaCAGTCCAGTGTATtagatacaaattaaattacctCACTATGAGATCGaatatatgaatatttgttAGCTCGAAGTCTCATCATGCATGTCCTTTATAGCTTAAATATAGGAAATCCTAACTCTTTTCTTGAGATTTTTGAGGAAAAATATaggtttttttataagtaaattgttagtatattataatgttaCGTTAGTTTTTCTCTTTGCCAGCACTTGAACCTGAACCTCCAACTTCTTAACCCTTAGTTCAACTAGCTCAAAATATGAGATTATTAATTTGTGATTTTTAATCTAATTAataaaacataatatatttagtgCAAATATAATGTAAATTTATTCCCCCCATGTATCCATCCCAGTCTATACTCTATAATGATTTTTTGGGTACAATCCGTATCATATTATATCAGTGTAAACTTAAATAATGTTACattgtaataaattttatactataaattttttatttattaaatttattgttagaTTAAAATTTTTATACATATCATATATATCATACAGCACCATTCTTGTAAAAAATTAGTTTGGAACCATAATATATTGATCTATTAtccaaaataatttaatatattattaatatctGTAAAAATTAACgatgtttaataaaaatgtataaACCCTTAATTTTGGCGGGCCTCGAATAccataacatatcaaatgagcTTTAAGTGTGAGTGTGTCTGTATATATAGAAACACACATACATTGTCATCTCCATATCATATTCCAGTGTTAGTTCATATCATATTACATTTTAATCTCCATGGCTCTTCATATTTTCAACTTGTTCACCCTTTTCACTATTTTTCTGTTCATGATCATTGCACTAAAAATTAGGAatcataacaaaaaatataattcaagTACAAAAAATATACCCCCAGGTCCATGTAAACTACCCATTATAGGAAATATTCTGAATCTTGTTACAACAAACCCACctaaaaaattaagagatttaTCCAAAATATATGGACCCTTGATGCATCTACAACTTGGTGAGGTcttctttgttgttgtttcCTCACCAGAAGTTGCTAGAGAAGTTCTGAAAACCCATGACACTATCTTTGCATCAAGGCCTCATCTTCTAGTAGGGGAGATAACATGTTATAATTCAACAGATATAGCTTTTTCACCTTATGGTGATTACTGGAGACAACTTAGAAAGATTTGTTCTATTGAGCTTTTGAGCTCAAAAAGGGTCAAATCACTTTGGCCAATAAGAGAGAATGAGATTAGTTCTATGTTAAAAAAGATTGCCTCAAATGAAGGATCAGAAATCAATCTTACTCAAGAACTTATTTCAATGATGTATACATTCACTTCAAAGGCGGCGTTTGGTAAGAAATATTTGGAACCAAAAGATTTCATATCAGTTATAAAGAAACTTATAAAACTTGCTGGAGGGTTCTACATTGGTGACTTGTTTCCTTCAGCTAAATGGATTCAAAATCTCTCTGGAATGAGGCCTAAGCTTGAGAAGTTAAGCCAACAAGTAGATAGGATACTAGAACATATCATCAATGACCATAAGGAGATGAGATCAAGAAGAACTAAACAAGGTTTGGCTGAAGCAGAGGAAGATCTGATTGATTGTCTTTTAAAATTTGAGGACAATGACAGTGACATGGATTTTCATTTAACTTCTGATAATATTAAGGCCATAATATTGGTATGCAATTTATGTTTCTTTAGATAAATTGAGATACCATGCATGCAAGTAATATTGGTATGCTATTTTATCAAGGTTATCCCCCACCCCCAATAAATAACATGCATGGTTTTAAATTTCGGTCCGCATCTGCAATTTCACCCCCAACATGAAGTTACTGGCaaccaaattttaatatatgatATAGGTCTTTCAAGTTTGAAGTAAGTTAAATGACgaagtttttaaattttcagGATGTCTTCTCTGCGGGAAGTGAGACTGCATCAACTACGATTAATTGGGCAATGGCTGAGATGATAAAAGATCCAAGAGTTTTTAAGAAAGCACAAGCTGAAGTGAGGGAGGGGTTCAAAAGAAGAGGAATGGTTGATGAAGCTGCAATTGATGAGTTCAAATATTTGAAAGCCATAACGAAAGAGTCACTAAGATTACACCCTACTGTTCCTCTCCTTGTTCCAAGGGAGTGTGGACAAGTTTGTGAGATCAATGGCTATCACATACCTGTCAAAAGTAGAGTCCTAGTAAATGCTTGGGCCATTGGAAGGGATCCGAAATATTGGACTGACCCAGATAAGTTTTATCCTGAAAGGTTTATTGATAGCTCTATTGATTACAGAGGAACTCATTTTGAGTACATTCCATTTGGTGCTGGAAGGAGAATTTGTCCAGGTATGAATTATGGTATGGTAAGTGTCGAACATGTCCTTGCACTTTTATTGTATCATTTTGATTGGAGGCTTCCTAATGGAATGAAAAATGAGGAATTAGAGTTGAAAGAAGAGTTTGGAGCTACTATGTCAAGAAAAGGTGATCTTTACTTGATTCCCACAACTTCTCATCCTTTGCTTGTAACATAAAAAATGAGGTTCTATATAAGTTGTACTACTTTCTATCAGTAGCTTCTTTAAGCTACTTGTTGTTCAGAGTTAAATGTTAtgatattttcattttagtccagAATTTCAGTTTCCTTTTTCATGATACTTCGTATTTCAGATTCACTACACTTGACATGATTAAAGTACCTCATTATAGTTATCTCCTAGCATGCAACTTCCCTTTTTGTGCCACATTAGCAGAGTAGACTAGTATCTCTGGTGTATGCAACCTTAGGCCTTATCATCCTGAGCAGCAAACTGAAGTATTCTTAATAAAATCTCGGCGTAGATTAAAGTTGGGTTGATTCACAAGCTACTTGTAAATAAAATCTGCAACCAAATACAAAACAAAGCAATTTGTAGCGGAAATGAACTTCTTAACTTTGAATAAGAACGAGCTGTTGAAGATAGCAAGAGTGATATCTAATGAGTTCTGAGCGTTTTTGGTAAATCTCATTCATTTACTACCACCTCTGATTGTAGTAGCATGTGCAAGTCAAATTATTATAAGTTAGTAATGTTGTTGTTTTCAGACTCCAGGCGAAATGCAGGTTGTTTTGGTGTAAGATGTTGAATGTTAAGTAGGTCATTTATCatcctaaataaaaaaaaaaaagtatctgcCTATCGGATTTTGAATGTTATATTACTTATTCATGTTGTGAATTCTAGccgaaaaccacaccaataaccaatagtagaaccaactatctatagtgtgtgggacaaatgaattgaagcaaccaaatcaaacaTGGATGAGAAATTTAAACAAACAAGCTAAAACTACCGAAAGCGATAAAGAACACGAagaaattgtttacccagttcggttaaaACCAACCTACTCTAGGGGAGAGAGACTCTTCGATCCACTATCAACCAATaacttgattacaatgagattccatacaaaagagttgcaagatttagagttttcctaaatctacccttttcccgaatctcttcccgtgaccaagagattcaatcaataagtgttaACCGGTGTTACAAAGATCACCCAACCCTAGAGAATACCCAAGAGAAACCCCCTTGAACCCTAGATCTATGTTTGTGAGAAACCCCTTTGCAAAACCTCACTTTTCTCTCTCATCCGCTCCTCTCTTTCTTCCTTGCGGCTGCAACACAAAAACAGGGTATATATCTGACCCGTGGTCATGCCGCGCGTGACCAGCAGCCAAGCCAACCCCAAACCGTTCATCAATTGCGCGCCGCGTGAGGTACATTACGCCCCCGGCGTGATGCCCTGTTCCAGGTCcaattcaacaacaattttCCAAGGCAAACTCCAACAATTCTAAACAATACCAACGCAATATCAATCAAAGAGACGGATCATGTAATATTCATCTTGACAAGAATTTATTTctcgaatatgataaaatatgtaTCAAAAGCACAAGGGCTATATCTCAGTTAGGTAGAGCACCTCGTTTACACACGCACCAATGTTTTTTTTCATAGGAGTCCATCATGTAATGTCCATCATGTAATTAAAAGAGTTGATCTTAATGAGAAATCGATGTCTTACTCCAGGAAAAAAATAAGAGAACAATAGCCTGACAAAGGATTTAGAGGTCAAATAGAATCCATAATGGATTTGAGATATTGATAAGGTGAATACTCAATCTATTCAATGCTAGGCAATGAGTCTAGGGACCTCGGAAAAATTCTCTTTTCTTCCTATCTTACGAACTTTAAGGTGTATGAAGTTTAATTTcctatttgatatttttagtgGAAACAAAGCAGATTGTACTTCCGAAATAGTGGTCAACATCATCATAAAGCGACATCCTAACCTCTGTAACTTTGTCCTTTAGAAGAAGGGTATctttctaaataaaaaattgtgttgcTACAGTTAACACACTGACAAACATTATTAAACAACTTAATAGATATGCTAAATAAATCACATGATCATGTAGTATATTCGGTATTGTGGCATTGAAGCCTGAAACACCTAATTTTTTACTCAACTTGCTCTAGAACCTATTCAAGAATGAATGACGAAGGGAAACCTTTAGTCTTCACTGTTGGCATTTAATTATCCAATAATTATGCAGGATCATTTTATAATAGCAATTATTTTACAAAACAGAACATTCAccagtgtaatttgatctctctctctctctctctctctctctctctctctctctctctctctctctctctctctctctcaatctaTCTATATATGTGCATGTGCTATTCCGTACCAAATTCCAGTGTTAGTCCAAGTCATTTTACTTTTTCATCTCCATGGCTCTTAATATTCTCAACTTGTTCACCCTTCTCACAATTTTTCTGTTCATGATCATTGCAATACAAATTAGGAACCTTTACAAAAAATATGATCCAAATACTAAAAGAATACCCCTGGCGCCATGGAAGCTACCCATAATAGGAAATATTCTGAATCTTGTTACAACAAACCCACATAGAAAATTAAGAGATTTAGCCAAAATATATGGACCCTTGATGCATCTACAACTTGGTGAGGTcttctttgttgttgtttcCTCACCAGAAGTTGCTAGAGAGGTTCTGAAAACCCATGATATCATCTTTGCATCAAGGCCTCATCTTCTAGCGGCTGAGATAGCAGGTTATAATTCAACAGATATAGCATTTTCACCTTATGGTGATTATTGGAGACAGCTTAGAAAGATTTGTTCTATTGAACTTTTGAGCTCAAGAAGGATCAAATCTCTTTGGCCAGTAAGAGAGAATGAGATTAGGTCTCTCTTAAGAAATATTGCTTCAAATGAAGGATCAGAATTCAATCTTACTCAAGAAGTTATTTCAATGGTGTATACGTTCACATCAAAGGCTGcgtttggtaaaaaatatttggaacaAGAAGAGTTCATATCAGTTGTAAAACAACTTAGCAAACTTGTTGGAGGGTTCTATATTGGTGACTTTTTTCCTTCAGCTAAATGGATTCAAAATGTCTCTGGAATGAGGCGTAAGATTGAGAAGGTAAGCCGACAAATAGACACAATAGTTGAACATATCATTAATGACCATAAAGAGGCGAGTTCAAGAAGAGCTAAAGAAGGGGTGGCTGAAGCAGAGGAAGATTTGATTGATTGTCTCTTAAAATTTGAGGACAATGGCAGTAACATGGATTTTCACTTAACTACTGATAATATCAAGGCCATAATTGTGGTATGCAATTATTGTTTCTATAATATTGAGATAACATGTGAAAATCCCTTTTACTAACCTTACCAAAACGCATGAGATCTCAATCTAGGCTGAGCTCTTAACAACCATGATATACCTCTTTTACTATCTCATTCATGTGTTTTAATCTTCCTCCAAATAAATGTCAGTTTTTGATATCTAGTTAATGTCTTTGAAGTTTGATGTAagttaaataagttttaaaaatttcagGATGTCTTCACTGCTGGAGGAGAGACAGCGGCAACTACCATTAATTGGGCAATGGCTGAGATGATAAAGGATCCTAGAGTTTTGAAGAAAGCACAAGCTGAAGTGAGAGAGGGATTTGATAGAAGAGGAGGGGTTGATGAAGCCGCAATTGATGAGTTCAAATATTTGAAAGCAATAATCAAAGAGACACTAAGATTACACCCTTCTGTTCCTCTCCTTCTTCCAAGGGAATCTGGACAAGTTTGTGAGATTAATGGCTATCATATACCTGTGAAAAGTAGAGTCATTGTAAATGCCTGGGCCATCGGAAGGGATCCaaaatattggattgacccaGACAAGTTTTATCCTGAAAGGTTTATTGATAGTTCTATCGACTTCAAAGGAAATAATTTTGAGTACATTCCATTTGGTGCTGGAAGGAGAATCTGTCCGGGTATAAATTATGGTTTGGCAAATGTTGAACAGACCCTTGCACTTTTATTGTATCATTTTGATTGGAGACTTCCCAATGGAATGAAAAATGAGGAATTAGAATTGAAAGACGAGTTTGGAGCAACTATGTCAAGAAAAGGTGATCTTTACTTGATTCCCACAACTTCTCATCCTTTGCTTGTAATATGAAAAATGAGGTTCTATCTAAGTTGTACTACTTTGAGATTGTACTATATTCTATCAGTAGATTCTTTATTCTGCTTATTGTTTCTGAGTCAAATGTTGtgatattttcattttagtccatAATTACAGTTTCCTTTTTCATGATACTTCCTATTTCAGAGTCACTACAATTGAGATGATTAAAGTACACCTCACTGTAATTGTCTCCCACCTTGAGTTTTGTATGCAACTGCCCTTTTAGTGCTTAATTAGCAGTGAACTTTTATACAAGTTTCTAAAATTGATCGATGAAGATCAATATTAACCATTTATTATGTCCTCAAGCTTAAAAGAGGGTCGATAATAGCGGTTCACAGTTTATTCTATATGCAAATAAAAACATTGGAAATACCGGTCTACACATTAGAAATGCAAAATTATACTGAAGGTAGTAGATAGCAGTGGCAACAATacctaaaataaattataattatttaatgagTAGAACAAATTATACCATTTGAAAGTTAGCCATCATGCAAGTGTGATAGATCAATTAATAAGAACATGATTACTATAATGAGGAAACAACATCTACCCGTTTGTCACTATCTCGGCGTAGGCTAGTTTCTCTGGTGTATGCAACCTTAGGCCTTAGCATCCTGAGCAGCAAACTGAAGCATTCTTAATAAAACTTCGGCGTAGAATAAAGTTGGATTGATCCACATGCTGCTTGTAAATAAAATCTGCAACCAAATACAAAACAAAGCAATTCGTAGTGGAAATGAACTTCTCAACTTTGAATAAGAACGAGCTGCTGAAGATAGGAAATAGATATGATAAACAAATGATAGTTTATAATACATGTCATAAATCAGTGTAGGCATGTCACTCCACCAACTTCCAGTTCAGAACATCAAGTCTATTGTAAAAGTAGCAATGCAAAAATAATGAAAGACCACAACAATAATCTGTGGATTGTTTGCAAGAAATGAAATGCAAAAGTATCGAACTACTTATTTGCAATAGGAACTAGAGTTGTGAAAGTTGAATAGAATTAAACGTATAAAGAAATTCCAATCTGATACTTTCAACAACTACTAAGATCGATTACTTGTGATTGCCTATAGACGGCAATTTTCGCATTCACGTAGTCGCAACATCTTTGACCGTTGGATCGAGATCAGAAAGTTTAGATTTTTAGATcggtatattttttaattttataagggACAAAAAACCTGATATGATAAGAATGATGGCGTCAAGAATGAGATTGACAAACTTGCGAAAGAATCTTGCAACAGAGAGCAAGAGGGGTGTCTAATGAGTTGTGATCGTCTTTGGTAAACATCATTTATTTACTACCACCTCTGATTATAGTTGCATGTGCAAGTCAAGTTATTATAAGTTAGTTATGTTATTTTCAGAGTCCAGGAGAAATGCAGGTCGTTTCGGTGTAAGCTGGACTATCGCCGAAATTGTGGCCAACGTCATCATTGTTTGGGAAGAGGTATATCTATATCCTAACCTCTGTAACTTTGACCTTTAGAACTTTAGGCTGTGTTTTATTACAACCAATCAAAGATGAAgggtcattttttttaaataaaaaattgtgttgcTACAGCTAACACTGACAGGCATTTTTAAATAACTTAacagataagctaaataaaccACATGATCATGTAGAATATTAGATATTGTGGCATTGAAACCTGAAACaccatattttttattcaacttgCTCTAGAAACTAATTCAAGAATCACAAAGGGAAACCAAAAGTCTTCACTATTGGCATTTAATGATCCAATAATTACGCTGGATCATTTTATAATAGCAATTATTTTCCAAAAGAGGCATTGTATACGGTACTGTCAATTCGAATAAGTATGCTATATTTGGCTATTACAAAAATGTAGCATTGCATACATCAAACTATTATATAAGTAGGATTTTATTGTGTACCATATACCAGTGTTATTTCATCTCAAAGTACTTATATATTTCCATGGCTCTTCAGATTCTCAACTTGTTCACCCTTTTAACTATTTTTCTGTTCATAATCATTGCACTAAAAGTTAGGAATCATTACAAAAACAATGatttaagtactaaaaaaaTACCCCCAGGGCCATGGAAGTTACCCATAATAGGAAATATTCTGAATCTTGTTACAACAAACTCACCTAGAAAATTAAGAGATTTAGCCAAAATATATGGACCTTTGATGCATCTTCAACTTGGTGAGGTCTTCAATGTTGTTGTTTCCTCACCAGAAGTTGCTAGAGAGGTTCTGAAAACCCATGATATCATCTTTGCATCAAGGCCTCATCTACTAGCAGTGGAGATAGCAGCTTATAATTCAACAGATATAGCTTTTTCACCGTATGGTGATTATTGGAGACAGCTTAGAAAGATTTGTGCTATTGAACTATTGAGCTCAAGAAGGGTCAAATCTCTTTGGCCAGTAAGAGAGAATGAGATTAGGTCTCTCTTAAAAAATATTGCTTCAAATGAAGGATTAGAATTCAATCTTACTCAAGAAGTTATTTCAATGGTGTATACATTCACATCAAAGGCTGCATTTGGTAAGAAATATTTGGAACAAGAAGAGTTCATATCAGTTATAAAACAAGTAATAAAACTTGCTGGAGGGTTCTATATTGGTGACTTGTTTCCGTCAGCTAAATGGATTCAAAATCTCTCGGGAATGAGGCCTAAGCTTGAGAAGCTAAGCCAACGATTAGACAGGATACTGCAGAATATCATCATTGATCATAAAAAGATGAGGTCAAGAAGAGTTAAGGAAGGTGTGGCTGAATCCGAGGAAGATCTGATTGATTGTCTCTTGAAATTTGAGGACAGTGGTAGTGACAAGTATTTTCATTTAACTACTGATAATATCAAGGCTATAATTCTGGTATGCAATTAATATTTCTGTACAACTTGAGTGACGTTACCGTTTGTTTAATTCATGAGTCTGATCTCTAGCTGGTGTGTTTGGAGAAGTATACGTTGGGAGATGTCAGTTATCTTGAGGAATAAGCCTCAGCAGTTACGCGCGGGAGATATCTTAGTTTACCATAAAAAACTCTTGTACTATATTATTAGTTTGACATCTTAAGTTGAAGATTATTTGAATTACCTATAACTTTTTGATATATAATTATTGTCTTTTAAGTTTGACGTaagttaaaataagtttttataatttcaggATGTCTT
This portion of the Trifolium pratense cultivar HEN17-A07 linkage group LG3, ARS_RC_1.1, whole genome shotgun sequence genome encodes:
- the LOC123912950 gene encoding cytochrome P450 71D11-like codes for the protein MALNILNLFTLLTIFLFMIIAIQIRNLYKKYDPNTKRIPLAPWKLPIIGNILNLVTTNPHRKLRDLAKIYGPLMHLQLGEVFFVVVSSPEVAREVLKTHDIIFASRPHLLAAEIAGYNSTDIAFSPYGDYWRQLRKICSIELLSSRRIKSLWPVRENEIRSLLRNIASNEGSEFNLTQEVISMVYTFTSKAAFGKKYLEQEEFISVVKQLSKLVGGFYIGDFFPSAKWIQNVSGMRRKIEKVSRQIDTIVEHIINDHKEASSRRAKEGVAEAEEDLIDCLLKFEDNGSNMDFHLTTDNIKAIIVDVFTAGGETAATTINWAMAEMIKDPRVLKKAQAEVREGFDRRGGVDEAAIDEFKYLKAIIKETLRLHPSVPLLLPRESGQVCEINGYHIPVKSRVIVNAWAIGRDPKYWIDPDKFYPERFIDSSIDFKGNNFEYIPFGAGRRICPGINYGLANVEQTLALLLYHFDWRLPNGMKNEELELKDEFGATMSRKGDLYLIPTTSHPLLVI